A window of Microbispora hainanensis genomic DNA:
CGGCGCGAGCCCGGGACCCGACGAGGAGCGCCCGGGCTGACGCGCCCTTCGAAGCGCGGTGTGCCGGAAAAGCCGGGCGTGACGGACACCGGGTTTCTCCCCCGCATCCTGTGTCACATCTGCCACTTCATCGACGGCGCCATGGGGCAGGATGGAGCGGTGACGCCTTCCCCAGCGGTCGTCCAGCCGGACCGGGACCTCCTTGAGGAGATCCTCGACGAGCTGGACATCGAGCACACCACAGACACCGAGGGCGACCTGACGATCTCCACCGCCCACCTCACGATCTACTTCCTGTTCGGCGGGGAAGGAGACATGTTCACCGTACGGGCCCTCTACGTGAGGCAGTATTCGGTGGACGACAAGCGGATGCTGCTCACGGCGCTCAACGAGTGGAACGCCGACACGATGTGGCCGAAGGTGTACACGTTCACCCAGGACAACGGCCTGATGCGGGTCGTCGGCGACTCCCAGATCTACGTCGGGGCCGGTGTGACGAGGGAGCACCTGACCACGATGGTGGCCCACTGGGTCAGGTTTTCGATCAAGTTCTACCGCTGGCTCACCGACCGGCTCGCCTTCGAGGCCGACTGACCAGCCCAGGCCGACCAGCACAGACCGACCAGCGCAGACCGACCAGCGGCGGCCGAACCAGCACGACCCGGCCAGCACGGCCGAACCGGCACGGCCTGGCCAGGACCGACTGAACCGGCACGGACCTCCCCGGACCGGCTCGTCGGCGGCGACCGATCAGGCCGGCGGAGTCCCCGGAAGCCCCTGCGTCCCCGGCGTACGCAATCCGTCGAGCACGACCCGCAGGTTCCGGCCCCACTGCTCGTCCCCTGCCCGGAGTCTGAGCGTGCGCGGACCGGTCGCCACGGCCGCCAGCAGGAACGGCACGTCCTGCCAGGCCACGTCGGCCCGCATCACCCCGGCCTTCTGCGCGCGCTCCACCAGGAGCCGCAGGCCCTCCTGGATCTCCCCGAGAACGGGGTCGAGATTCGGCCCGCAGGCGCCGCCCACTGCCTCGCGGATGCCGCAGCTCTCCGCGCGCAGCCGCACGTACGTGGCGGCGAAGGTCTCGAACGCGTGCCAGGGGTCGGGGTCGGCCGCGGCGTTCGCGGCCAGGTCGGCCATCTCCGCGAGCACCTCGTCGAGAACCGCCTCCAGCAGCGCCTCGCGGGAGGAGACGCGCCGATAGAAGGTGCCGATGCCCACTCCGGCCCTGCGGGCGATCTCGTGCGCGGTGACCTCGATTCCGATCTCGGCCACCGCCGCCCGCGCGGCCTCCACCAGCCGCTCCATGTTGCGCCGCGCGTCGGCCCGGGGCGTCCGCCCCGGCTCGGCGGCCAGCAGAGCGCCGACCGCCCCGTCCCTACTGCTCATGAAGGCACTTTATCAAGCGGACTCGCTACGTCCGGTTATGCTAGCGTCGTAAGCGGACGGAGCAAGTCCGTTTAACGAACGGAGGCGGACAATGAGCAGAATCCGTGTGGGCATCGTCGGCGCCAGTCCCGAGCGCGGCTGGGCGGTGCGCGCGCACGTCCCGGCGCTGCGGGCGCTGCCGGATTACGAGATCACGGCCGTGTCGACCACCCGGGAGGACAGCGCCCGCGAGGCCGCGCGCAGGTTCGGCGCCGCGCACGCGTTCACCGACCCCCGCGCCCTCGCCGCGCACCCGGAGGTGGACCTCGTCGCCGTCACGGTCAAGGTCCCTCACCACGCCGAGCTCGTGGAAGCCGCGGTGGACGCCGGCACGCACGTGCTGTGCGAGTGGCCGTTGGCCCGGACGACCGACGAGGCGCGGGACCTGCTCGACCGGGCGCGGGCGGCCGGCGTGCGGCACGCGCTCGGGCTGCAGGGCCGGTTCTCCCCGGTCGTCGCGTACGCCCGCGACCTGCTCGCGGACGGCGCCGTGGGCCGGGTGGTCTCGGTGAACGTGCACTCGACGACCGGCAAGGGCGCCGGGGGCATGCTGCCGTCCTCGTGGGCGTACACGGCCGGTCGCGCCAACGCGGCCGGGCTGCTCGAGGTCATGGGCGGGCACACGCTCGACCTCGTGGAGCATCTCCTGGGCGGCGTCGGCGCCCTGTCGGCCACACTCGCCGTGCAGCGCGAGCAGTACGTCATCGAGGAAAGCGGCGAGACGATCGAGGCAGACACCCCCAACCAGCTCGCGCTCTCCGCCACCATGACGAGCGGCGCGGTGCTCTCCATGCACCTGCACGACGGCAAGGTCACCGAACCGGGCGCGCGGATCGAGATCTCCGGCACGGAGGGCGACCTCGCCCTCGTGTCGCGCGGCGCGCACGCGCAGATCAGCGAGCTGCGCCTGCACGGGACGGCCGGCGGCACGTGGAAGGAGCTGCCGGTTCCCGAGGAGTACGTCCGGGTGCCGGGGGTGACGGGCGACGCGCGCAACGTCGCCGAACTCTACGCCGCGCTCGCCGCCGACCTGCGAACGGGCGGAGAGCGGGTGCCGGACTTCGCGCACGGCCTGCGCCTGCACGGCCTGCTCGACGCGGTCCGCCGCTCCGCGGAGACCGGCACCCGCCAGACGGTGACTCCCGCCTGATCCGCCGCTCCGCGGAGGCCGCGACCGCCGATCCACCGTCCGGCGGGAGACCGCCGGACGGTCGCCCCCGGCTGATCCGTCAGCCCCTGGCGAGGGCCTCGCGCAGCTCCGTGGCGGTGAAGCGGGGGCCGTAGGCGGGCTTGTCCCGCTGGAACCGTCGTCCCTCCGCGAGCGGGCCCGCGTCGACCACGTCGAAGCCGAACTGGTCGATCAGCTCGGTGACCGTCTTCTTGGCCTCGTCGTCGTCGCCCGCGATGGGCAGCGCCCGCCGGTTCTCCGTGCCCGCGGGCTGCCCCTGCTCGGCGAGGTGGGCGTAGTGGATGGAGTTGAACGCCTTCACGACCCGCGACCCCGGCAGATGTGCGGCGAGCAGCTCGGTGTCGGTGGTCTCCCCCGCGTCGAGCTCGGGGAAGTGGCCGTCCCGCTCGAAGTAGTAGTTGTTCGTGTCGATGACGATCTTGCCGTTCAGCGGCTCGACCGGCACCTCCCGGTATCTGCCGAAGGGAATCGTCACGACCACGATGTCCCCCGCCGCCGCGGCCTCGGCCGCGGTGGCGGCGCGCGCGTTCGGGCCCAGCTCCGCCACGAGCTCGGCGAGCGTGTCCGGCCCACGGGAGTTGCTCAGCACCACCGAGTGCCCGGCGTCGACCGCCAGCTTCGCGAGGGTGCCGCCGATGTTCCCACTGCCGATGAATCCGATGAGCATGCTTGCGGCAACGCGACGATCTTCGGCCTCATTCCCCCGCCGGCGTTTCCCCCAGGACGACCACGGCCCGTTCCAGCAGGTCACGTAGCCGCTCGGCCTCGTCGGGCGTGAACTCCTCCACCAGCCGGCGCTCCACGGAGACGGCCGCCGCGTCGGCCTTGCGCAGCAGCGCCTGCCCGGCCCGGGTGAGCCGGGTGACGAGCACCTGGGCGTGATCGCTGGACGGACGCCGCTCCACGAGCCCACGCGACTCCAGCGTCTTGAGCACGGTCGTCATGCTCTGCGGGGTGACCGAGCAGAACCGTGCCAGTTTCGCCCCGGAGATGCCGGGCGCGAGCGACAGCGCGTACATCGCGGCGTACTGCGGGACGGTCAGCCCGAACGGCCGCAGCACACGGGTCTTCTCCGCGATCAGCGCCTGTTCTGCGCGCTTGATGGCGTTGCCGGGGCGCCACGCCATCGCCTCGGCGATCCTCGCCTCCTCGGCTCCCATCATCACCCTCCCCGGGCCATCAGGGCTCTGACAAGCGGACTCTATCACCGGTTTGACAGACCTACTTCTATTCATCCATCCTCTGATTTCCATCAGGGTTCTGATGGTTATCAGGATTGGAGGGTATCGATGCCTGTGGATTATGCCGGGCCTCGACGACGGGCGCCGTCGCTCGCCGTGGTCTGCGCCGCGGTGCTGCTCGTCCCGGTGACCGCGACGGGGAGCGCCGAGGCGCTCGGCGACATCGGCGCGGGCCTGCGCGCCGGGCTGGACGCCACCCAGTGGGTGGTCAACGCCTTCTTCCTCACCTTCGCCGCGTTCATGGCGAGCACCGGGGCGCTGGCCGACCGGATCGGGCGGCGCAGGATGTTCGCCCTCGGCGCCGGGGTGTTCACGGCGGCGATGCTCCTGGCCGCGGCCGCCCCGGACATCGGCACACTGATCGCGGCCAGGGCGCTCGCGGGCGCCGGCGCCGCCGCGGCCATGACCGGCGGCACCGCGCTGCTCGCGCAGGCCTACCCCTCGGGCGCCGGCAGGACCAGGGCGTTCGCGTGGTTCGGCACCACGATCGGGCTGGGGCTGGCCTTCGGCCCGGTGATCGCCGGAACGCTGGTCGGCGCCGTCGGCTGGCGCGTCCTGTTCGGCGCGGCCGGGATCGCGCTGCTGCCGGTGCTGCTGCTGAGCGCGCTGCTGGAGGAGTCACGCGCCGCTTCGGACGGCCCCATGGACTGGGGCGGCGCGGTCACCTTCACCCTCGCGCTCACCGCCTTCACCTTCGGCGTGATCGAGGGGCCTGCTCTCGGGTGGACGCACCCGGCGGTGCCGGCCGCCTTCGCCGCGTGCGCGGTCCTGTCGGCGGCCTTCGCCCTGGCCGAGCGCCGTCATCCCGCGCCGCTTGTCGACCTGTCGCTGCTGGCCCGGCCCCGGTTCGCGGCGATCGCGTCCATACCGTTCCTGCTCGCCTTCGGCTTCGTCGCGCTGACGATCGTGCTGCCGCCGTACCTCATGGCCACCTCGGGCTACTCGGCCCGGCAGGCGGGTCTGACGTTGCTGCTGCTGACCGGGCCGACGCTGGTGATGCCGCCCGTCACCGGCGCCCTGGCCCGCCGCCTGTCGCAGCGCGTCCTGCTGGTGACCACGCTGCTGCTGGTCGCGGCCGGGACCGGTCTGCTGGCGACGGTGCCCGCCGCGTCGGGCCCGGCGCGGCTCGCCCTGCCATTGATATTGATCGGGACCGGCTTCGGCGTGTCGCTTGCCGTGGTCGACGGGGCGGCGGTCTCCTCCGTCGAGCCCGCGCGGGCCGGCATGGCGGCCGGGCTGTTCAACACGGCCCGCATCACCGGCGAGGTCGTCGCCATCGCCGTGCTCGGCGCCGTGCTGTCCGCGCTGACCCAGGCGAGCCTGACCGGCCCGTACGGCGAGGCGCGCGCGGCCCGGGCGACCTCCCGCCTGCTGCAGGGCGACATCACAGGGGCCGTGCCGGCGGGAGCCGGACCGCTGGAGTTCGCCCGCCTGGCGAGCGCCGGCTACGCGGACGCCCTGCACACCGCCCTGTGGCTGCTGACCCTCCTGTCCCTGGCCGGCGCGCTCGCCGTCGGCCTCCTGATGTCCGTCCGCGAACCCGCGCGGATCACCACGTGAAAGGAACGACCATGCCCGTCGTCACCGTCGGTTCGAGCACCGTCAACTATCTCGTCACCGGCACCGGCCCCGGTCTCGTCCTCGTGCACGGCACCGGCGCCGACGCGCAGGCCAACTGGGGCCCGCTCATCGACGCCGCCTCCGGCCGCTTCACCGTGGTCGCCCCCGACCTGTCCGGCTCCGGCGCCACCGTGGACGCGGGCGGTCCGATCCGCGTCGAGGACCTGGTCGCCCAGGTGCTCGGCGCGGCCGAGCACGCCGGTCTGGAGCGCTTCCACCTCGTCGGCCACTCGCTCGGCGCCGTCGTCGCAGTGGCGACGGCGGGCACCCGGCCGGAGAAGATCCTGTCGCTGACGGCGCACGCCGGATGGGCCAGGACCGACCCGTGGATGGCCTTCCAGATGGACCTGTGGGTCCGCCTGGTGCGCACCGACCGCGAGTTGCTGGCCCGTCTGCTCCAGTTCACCGCGATGGGCGAGGAGACGCTCCGCGCCCGGTCGGCGGAGGACTTCGAGCAGGCCGCCGCCGCGTTCACGGCGATGCTCGGCGGCGCGGAGGACGGGTTCGAGAGGCAGACCCTGGCCGACATCTCCGTCGACATCACCGGGCTCCTGCCGCACGTGTCCGCGCCGACGCTGATCGTCTCCAGCGCCGACGACCGGATCGTGCCGCCGCACCACCAGCGCGAGCTCGCCCGGCTCATTCCCCACGCCGAGCTCGTGACGGTCCCCGGCGGCCACGGCCTGCCGTTCGAGGACCCCGCCGCGTTCACCGCCGTCATCACCGGCCGCCTGGACCGCATGGCCGCGGCGGTCTGAGGTCCCGTGAACACGCCGACGGGGCGCCGGATCTCTCCGGCGCCCCGCCTGACGGCGAACCGATCAGCTGCAGCCGCTGGTGCTGCCGCAACCCTCGCAGACGTAGCAGCTCCCGGCAGGGCGCATCTTGGTGCCGCAGGTCATGCACAGCGGCGCGTCCGCCGTACGGCCCTGGTGGCTCTCCAGCGAGGCGCCGACCCGGCGCGGCTCCGGCACGGCCACCGGCGCTGCCGGGGCCTTCTCGACCGGCGCGGGCTGCGCCTTCTCGACCGGCGCCTGCCCGCTCTCGATCGGCGCCGACTGGGCGAGCGCGGCGGTGTCCACGTCCTGCAGCGCGGCCGGGTCCTCACCGCGCTGCTGCGCGGCCCGCTCGGACGCGGAGAAGATCCCGAGGGCGGCCCGGTCCTCGTACGGCAGGTAGTCGAGCGCGAGCCGCCGGAAGATGTAGTCCATCACGGACTGCGCCATCCGGACGTCGGGGTCGTCGGTCATGCCCGCCGGCTCGAAGCGCATGTTGACGAACTTCTG
This region includes:
- a CDS encoding YbjN domain-containing protein, translating into MTPSPAVVQPDRDLLEEILDELDIEHTTDTEGDLTISTAHLTIYFLFGGEGDMFTVRALYVRQYSVDDKRMLLTALNEWNADTMWPKVYTFTQDNGLMRVVGDSQIYVGAGVTREHLTTMVAHWVRFSIKFYRWLTDRLAFEAD
- a CDS encoding TetR/AcrR family transcriptional regulator; translated protein: MSSRDGAVGALLAAEPGRTPRADARRNMERLVEAARAAVAEIGIEVTAHEIARRAGVGIGTFYRRVSSREALLEAVLDEVLAEMADLAANAAADPDPWHAFETFAATYVRLRAESCGIREAVGGACGPNLDPVLGEIQEGLRLLVERAQKAGVMRADVAWQDVPFLLAAVATGPRTLRLRAGDEQWGRNLRVVLDGLRTPGTQGLPGTPPA
- a CDS encoding Gfo/Idh/MocA family oxidoreductase; translation: MSRIRVGIVGASPERGWAVRAHVPALRALPDYEITAVSTTREDSAREAARRFGAAHAFTDPRALAAHPEVDLVAVTVKVPHHAELVEAAVDAGTHVLCEWPLARTTDEARDLLDRARAAGVRHALGLQGRFSPVVAYARDLLADGAVGRVVSVNVHSTTGKGAGGMLPSSWAYTAGRANAAGLLEVMGGHTLDLVEHLLGGVGALSATLAVQREQYVIEESGETIEADTPNQLALSATMTSGAVLSMHLHDGKVTEPGARIEISGTEGDLALVSRGAHAQISELRLHGTAGGTWKELPVPEEYVRVPGVTGDARNVAELYAALAADLRTGGERVPDFAHGLRLHGLLDAVRRSAETGTRQTVTPA
- a CDS encoding NADPH-dependent F420 reductase, giving the protein MLIGFIGSGNIGGTLAKLAVDAGHSVVLSNSRGPDTLAELVAELGPNARAATAAEAAAAGDIVVVTIPFGRYREVPVEPLNGKIVIDTNNYYFERDGHFPELDAGETTDTELLAAHLPGSRVVKAFNSIHYAHLAEQGQPAGTENRRALPIAGDDDEAKKTVTELIDQFGFDVVDAGPLAEGRRFQRDKPAYGPRFTATELREALARG
- a CDS encoding MarR family winged helix-turn-helix transcriptional regulator; this translates as MMGAEEARIAEAMAWRPGNAIKRAEQALIAEKTRVLRPFGLTVPQYAAMYALSLAPGISGAKLARFCSVTPQSMTTVLKTLESRGLVERRPSSDHAQVLVTRLTRAGQALLRKADAAAVSVERRLVEEFTPDEAERLRDLLERAVVVLGETPAGE
- a CDS encoding MFS transporter; translated protein: MPVDYAGPRRRAPSLAVVCAAVLLVPVTATGSAEALGDIGAGLRAGLDATQWVVNAFFLTFAAFMASTGALADRIGRRRMFALGAGVFTAAMLLAAAAPDIGTLIAARALAGAGAAAAMTGGTALLAQAYPSGAGRTRAFAWFGTTIGLGLAFGPVIAGTLVGAVGWRVLFGAAGIALLPVLLLSALLEESRAASDGPMDWGGAVTFTLALTAFTFGVIEGPALGWTHPAVPAAFAACAVLSAAFALAERRHPAPLVDLSLLARPRFAAIASIPFLLAFGFVALTIVLPPYLMATSGYSARQAGLTLLLLTGPTLVMPPVTGALARRLSQRVLLVTTLLLVAAGTGLLATVPAASGPARLALPLILIGTGFGVSLAVVDGAAVSSVEPARAGMAAGLFNTARITGEVVAIAVLGAVLSALTQASLTGPYGEARAARATSRLLQGDITGAVPAGAGPLEFARLASAGYADALHTALWLLTLLSLAGALAVGLLMSVREPARITT
- a CDS encoding alpha/beta fold hydrolase, giving the protein MPVVTVGSSTVNYLVTGTGPGLVLVHGTGADAQANWGPLIDAASGRFTVVAPDLSGSGATVDAGGPIRVEDLVAQVLGAAEHAGLERFHLVGHSLGAVVAVATAGTRPEKILSLTAHAGWARTDPWMAFQMDLWVRLVRTDRELLARLLQFTAMGEETLRARSAEDFEQAAAAFTAMLGGAEDGFERQTLADISVDITGLLPHVSAPTLIVSSADDRIVPPHHQRELARLIPHAELVTVPGGHGLPFEDPAAFTAVITGRLDRMAAAV